One Stigmatopora argus isolate UIUO_Sarg chromosome 20, RoL_Sarg_1.0, whole genome shotgun sequence genomic region harbors:
- the LOC144065991 gene encoding uncharacterized protein LOC144065991 isoform X4 has translation MGDEQHPIKREKDHFTWSFGEFVNREDVLGVASGEVEPANTKKHKEEEPEFPQHQMREEQPPIKNEECVKWSTGEPFKSEDDLGGASGGAQPPHGSGSIEGWEAENLIAPLSDSDDLLFDDDDGEGVKKNPSGNKLCKCFLCGKTFGKKSSLKTHMRSHTGKKPFSCSVCGQAFSQNHHLKTHKRTHTSKKPFLCSFCGRRFTEKRAFKIHIRSHTGEKPFLCTVCGQAFTQKGNLKTHTRTHTGEKPFLCSICGQTFTHKEGLIVHTRTHTGEKPFACSICGQSFTQKGSLKVHTRTHTGEKPFSCSICGQTFTHKVSLKIHTRTHTGEKPFSCSVCGQAFTDKGSLKIHTRSHTGEKPFSCSFCSQTFTHKESLKTHTRTHTGEKPFSCSICGQTFTHKDSLTTHTRTHTGEKPFSCSVCGQAFTRKGNLKVHTITHTGEKPFLCSVCGQGFSRQENVKTHIRTHTGEKPFLCLICDKAFSLKHHLKSHTRTHTGEKPFSCSVCGQSFTRKGILISHAITHTGEKPFSCSVCGQTFTQKGSLISHSRTHTGEKQFPCSVCGQRFTRKGILISHARTHTGDKPFSCSVCGQTFTQKGSLINHTKTHTGEKQFSCSVCGQRFTRKGNFKRHTRTHMGDKPFSCSVCGQTFTQKGHLISHARSHTDEKTFSCSVCGKTFTHKGTFKMHTRTHTGEKPFVCSVCGKAFPLKHNLEDHTRTHTGEKTFSCSVCGQKFTRKGNLINHARTHG, from the exons atgggagacgagcaacatccaatcaaaagggagaaagatcatttcacctggtcatttggtgaatttgtgaacagggaagatgttctgggcgtggccagcggagaggtggagcctgcaaacaccaagAAACACAAAGAGGAAGAGCCAGAGTTTCCTCAACAccaaatgagagaagagcaacctccaatcaaaaacgaggaatgtgtcaaatggtcaactggtgagcctttcaagagtgaagatgatctgggtggggccagcggaggggcgcaGCCTCCGCATGGCAGCGGCTCAATAGAAGGATGGgaagcagaaaatttaattgctcctttatcagatagcgacgacttgctttttgacgatgatgacggTGAaggtgttaagaaaaatcccagtggcaacaaactttgcaaatgctttctgtgtgggaaaacttttgggaaaaagtcttctttgaaaacacatatgagaagccacactggcaaaaaacccttttcgtgctcagtttgtggtcaagccttttctcaaaaccaccacctaaaaacacacaaaagaacccacactagtaaaaaaccatttttgtgctcatttTGTGGCCGACGCTTCACAGAAAAAAGAGCTTTCAAAATACACATAAgaagccacactggtgaaaaaccatttttgtgcacaGTATGTGGTCAGGCGTTCACACaaaagggaaatttaaaaacccacacgagaacccacactggtgaaaagccatttttgtgctcaatttgtggtcaaacattcactcaCAAGGAAGGCTTAATcgtccacacaagaacccatactggcgaaaaaccatttgcctgctcaatttgtggtcaatcatttacacagaagggaagcttaaaagtgcacacaagaacccacactggtgaaaaaccgttttcctgctcaatttgtggtcaaacattcacacacaaggtaagcttaaaaatccacacgagaacccacactggtgaaaaacccttttcgtgctcggtttgtggtcaagcattcacagataaaggaagtttaaaaatacacacaagatcccacacgggtgaaaaaccattttcgtgctcattttgtagccaaacattcacacacaaggaaagcttaaaaacgcacacaagaacacatactggtgaaaaacctttttcctgctcaatttgtggtcaaacattcacacacaaggataGCTTaacaacccacacaagaacccacactggtgaaaaaccgttttcgtgctcggtttgtggtcaagcatttacacggaagggaaacttaaaagtccacacaataacccacactggtgaaaaaccatttttgtgctcagtttgtggtcaaggctTTTCTCGTCAGGAAAAtgtaaaaacccacataagaacccacactggtgaaaaaccatttttgtgcttgATTTGTGATAAAGCTTTCTCGCTAAAGCACCATTTAAAAAGCCAC acaagaacccacactggtgaaaaaccattttcgtgttcagtttgtggtcaaagtttcacacggaagggaatcttaattagtcatgcaataacacacacaggtgaaaagccattttcgtgttcagtttgtggtcaaacattcacacagaagggaagcttaattagtcactcaagaacccacactggtgaaaaacaatttccgtgttcagtttgtggtcaaagattcacacggaagggaatcttaattagtcatgcaagaacacacacaggtgataagccattttcgtgttcagtttgtggtcaaacattcacacagaagggaagcttaattaatcacacaaaaacccacactggtgaaaaacaattttcgtgttcagtttgtggtcaaagattcacacggaagggaaattttaaaagacacacaagaacccacatgggtgacaaaccattttcatgctcagtttgtggtcaaacattcacacagaagggacacttaattagtcatgcaagaagccacactgatgaaaaaacattttcatgttcagtttgtggtaaaacatttacacacaagggaacatttaaaatgcacacaagaacccacacaggtgaaaaaccatttgtgtgctcagtttgcggtaaagcctttccCCTAAAGCACaacttagaagaccacacaagaacccacactggcgaaaaaacattttcctgctcagtttgtggtcaaaaattcacacggaagggaaacttaattaatcatgcaagaacacacgggtga
- the LOC144065991 gene encoding uncharacterized protein LOC144065991 isoform X3 — protein sequence MSGFREYLGPDGQDFVGLKELPQIKEEEPEFPQQQMGDEQLPIKREEDHFTWSLGEFVKREDVLGMAGEGAEPVNASGWPQIKEEEPEFPQQCKREEQPPIKNEECVKWSTGEPFKSEDDLGVANRGAELLSGSSTEGWRAENLIAPLSDDNDLLFDDDDVEDVKKNPSGDKFCKCFQCGKTFGKKSSLKTHMRSHTGEKPLCSVCGKTFTHKGTFKRHTRTHTGEKPFSCSVCGQSFTRKGILISHAITHTGEKPFSCSVCGQTFTQKGSLISHSRTHTGEKQFPCSVCGQRFTRKGILISHARTHTGDKPFSCSVCGQTFTQKGSLINHTKTHTGEKQFSCSVCGQRFTRKGNFKRHTRTHMGDKPFSCSVCGQTFTQKGHLISHARSHTDEKTFSCSVCGKTFTHKGTFKMHTRTHTGEKPFVCSVCGKAFPLKHNLEDHTRTHTGEKTFSCSVCGQKFTRKGNLINHARTHG from the exons ATGTCAG gtttcagagaatatcttggtcctgatgggcaagactttgttggccttaaagagctcccccaaatcaaagaggaggagccagagttccctcaacaacaaatgggagacgagcaacttccaatcaaaagggaggaagatcatttcacctggtcacttggtgagttcgtgaagagggaagatgttctgggcatGGCCGGCGAAGGTGCGGAGCCTGTAAACGCCTCAggatggccccaaattaaagaggaggagccagagttccctcaacagtgcaaaagagaagagcaacctccaatcaaaaacgaggaatgtgtcaaatggtcaactggtgagcctttcaagagtgaagatgatctgggcgtggccaacagaggggcggagcttctaagtggcagctcaacagaaggatggcgagcagaaaatttaattgctcctttatcagatgacaacgacttgctttttgacgatgatgatgttgaagatgttaagaaaaatcccagtggcgacaaattctgcaaatgctttcagtgtgggaaaacctttgggaaaaaatcttctttgaaaacacatatgaggagccacactggggagaaacccttatgttcagtttgtggtaaaacatttacacacaagggaacatttaaaagacacacaagaacccacactggtgaaaaaccattttcgtgttcagtttgtggtcaaagtttcacacggaagggaatcttaattagtcatgcaataacacacacaggtgaaaagccattttcgtgttcagtttgtggtcaaacattcacacagaagggaagcttaattagtcactcaagaacccacactggtgaaaaacaatttccgtgttcagtttgtggtcaaagattcacacggaagggaatcttaattagtcatgcaagaacacacacaggtgataagccattttcgtgttcagtttgtggtcaaacattcacacagaagggaagcttaattaatcacacaaaaacccacactggtgaaaaacaattttcgtgttcagtttgtggtcaaagattcacacggaagggaaattttaaaagacacacaagaacccacatgggtgacaaaccattttcatgctcagtttgtggtcaaacattcacacagaagggacacttaattagtcatgcaagaagccacactgatgaaaaaacattttcatgttcagtttgtggtaaaacatttacacacaagggaacatttaaaatgcacacaagaacccacacaggtgaaaaaccatttgtgtgctcagtttgcggtaaagcctttccCCTAAAGCACaacttagaagaccacacaagaacccacactggcgaaaaaacattttcctgctcagtttgtggtcaaaaattcacacggaagggaaacttaattaatcatgcaagaacacacgggtga
- the LOC144065991 gene encoding uncharacterized protein LOC144065991 isoform X1 yields the protein MSVPTMLQNVRKIHNSSRGPPKRHPHGEHDAIKSRLFAKGFREYLGPDGQDFVGLKELPQIKEEEPEFPQQQMGDEQLPIKREEDHFTWSLGEFVKREDVLGMAGEGAEPVNASGWPQIKEEEPEFPQQCKREEQPPIKNEECVKWSTGEPFKSEDDLGVANRGAELLSGSSTEGWRAENLIAPLSDDNDLLFDDDDVEDVKKNPSGDKFCKCFQCGKTFGKKSSLKTHMRSHTGEKPLCSVCGKTFTHKGTFKRHTRTHTGEKPFSCSVCGQSFTRKGILISHAITHTGEKPFSCSVCGQTFTQKGSLISHSRTHTGEKQFPCSVCGQRFTRKGILISHARTHTGDKPFSCSVCGQTFTQKGSLINHTKTHTGEKQFSCSVCGQRFTRKGNFKRHTRTHMGDKPFSCSVCGQTFTQKGHLISHARSHTDEKTFSCSVCGKTFTHKGTFKMHTRTHTGEKPFVCSVCGKAFPLKHNLEDHTRTHTGEKTFSCSVCGQKFTRKGNLINHARTHG from the exons ATGTCAG TTCCTACTATGTTGCAAAATGTACGCAAAATACACAATTCGAGCAGGGGACCCCCAAAAAGACACCCCCACGGAGAACATGACGCCATCAAGTCTCGACTGTttgcaaaag gtttcagagaatatcttggtcctgatgggcaagactttgttggccttaaagagctcccccaaatcaaagaggaggagccagagttccctcaacaacaaatgggagacgagcaacttccaatcaaaagggaggaagatcatttcacctggtcacttggtgagttcgtgaagagggaagatgttctgggcatGGCCGGCGAAGGTGCGGAGCCTGTAAACGCCTCAggatggccccaaattaaagaggaggagccagagttccctcaacagtgcaaaagagaagagcaacctccaatcaaaaacgaggaatgtgtcaaatggtcaactggtgagcctttcaagagtgaagatgatctgggcgtggccaacagaggggcggagcttctaagtggcagctcaacagaaggatggcgagcagaaaatttaattgctcctttatcagatgacaacgacttgctttttgacgatgatgatgttgaagatgttaagaaaaatcccagtggcgacaaattctgcaaatgctttcagtgtgggaaaacctttgggaaaaaatcttctttgaaaacacatatgaggagccacactggggagaaacccttatgttcagtttgtggtaaaacatttacacacaagggaacatttaaaagacacacaagaacccacactggtgaaaaaccattttcgtgttcagtttgtggtcaaagtttcacacggaagggaatcttaattagtcatgcaataacacacacaggtgaaaagccattttcgtgttcagtttgtggtcaaacattcacacagaagggaagcttaattagtcactcaagaacccacactggtgaaaaacaatttccgtgttcagtttgtggtcaaagattcacacggaagggaatcttaattagtcatgcaagaacacacacaggtgataagccattttcgtgttcagtttgtggtcaaacattcacacagaagggaagcttaattaatcacacaaaaacccacactggtgaaaaacaattttcgtgttcagtttgtggtcaaagattcacacggaagggaaattttaaaagacacacaagaacccacatgggtgacaaaccattttcatgctcagtttgtggtcaaacattcacacagaagggacacttaattagtcatgcaagaagccacactgatgaaaaaacattttcatgttcagtttgtggtaaaacatttacacacaagggaacatttaaaatgcacacaagaacccacacaggtgaaaaaccatttgtgtgctcagtttgcggtaaagcctttccCCTAAAGCACaacttagaagaccacacaagaacccacactggcgaaaaaacattttcctgctcagtttgtggtcaaaaattcacacggaagggaaacttaattaatcatgcaagaacacacgggtga
- the LOC144065991 gene encoding uncharacterized protein LOC144065991 isoform X2 has product MLQNVRKIHNSSRGPPKRHPHGEHDAIKSRLFAKGFREYLGPDGQDFVGLKELPQIKEEEPEFPQQQMGDEQLPIKREEDHFTWSLGEFVKREDVLGMAGEGAEPVNASGWPQIKEEEPEFPQQCKREEQPPIKNEECVKWSTGEPFKSEDDLGVANRGAELLSGSSTEGWRAENLIAPLSDDNDLLFDDDDVEDVKKNPSGDKFCKCFQCGKTFGKKSSLKTHMRSHTGEKPLCSVCGKTFTHKGTFKRHTRTHTGEKPFSCSVCGQSFTRKGILISHAITHTGEKPFSCSVCGQTFTQKGSLISHSRTHTGEKQFPCSVCGQRFTRKGILISHARTHTGDKPFSCSVCGQTFTQKGSLINHTKTHTGEKQFSCSVCGQRFTRKGNFKRHTRTHMGDKPFSCSVCGQTFTQKGHLISHARSHTDEKTFSCSVCGKTFTHKGTFKMHTRTHTGEKPFVCSVCGKAFPLKHNLEDHTRTHTGEKTFSCSVCGQKFTRKGNLINHARTHG; this is encoded by the exons ATGTTGCAAAATGTACGCAAAATACACAATTCGAGCAGGGGACCCCCAAAAAGACACCCCCACGGAGAACATGACGCCATCAAGTCTCGACTGTttgcaaaag gtttcagagaatatcttggtcctgatgggcaagactttgttggccttaaagagctcccccaaatcaaagaggaggagccagagttccctcaacaacaaatgggagacgagcaacttccaatcaaaagggaggaagatcatttcacctggtcacttggtgagttcgtgaagagggaagatgttctgggcatGGCCGGCGAAGGTGCGGAGCCTGTAAACGCCTCAggatggccccaaattaaagaggaggagccagagttccctcaacagtgcaaaagagaagagcaacctccaatcaaaaacgaggaatgtgtcaaatggtcaactggtgagcctttcaagagtgaagatgatctgggcgtggccaacagaggggcggagcttctaagtggcagctcaacagaaggatggcgagcagaaaatttaattgctcctttatcagatgacaacgacttgctttttgacgatgatgatgttgaagatgttaagaaaaatcccagtggcgacaaattctgcaaatgctttcagtgtgggaaaacctttgggaaaaaatcttctttgaaaacacatatgaggagccacactggggagaaacccttatgttcagtttgtggtaaaacatttacacacaagggaacatttaaaagacacacaagaacccacactggtgaaaaaccattttcgtgttcagtttgtggtcaaagtttcacacggaagggaatcttaattagtcatgcaataacacacacaggtgaaaagccattttcgtgttcagtttgtggtcaaacattcacacagaagggaagcttaattagtcactcaagaacccacactggtgaaaaacaatttccgtgttcagtttgtggtcaaagattcacacggaagggaatcttaattagtcatgcaagaacacacacaggtgataagccattttcgtgttcagtttgtggtcaaacattcacacagaagggaagcttaattaatcacacaaaaacccacactggtgaaaaacaattttcgtgttcagtttgtggtcaaagattcacacggaagggaaattttaaaagacacacaagaacccacatgggtgacaaaccattttcatgctcagtttgtggtcaaacattcacacagaagggacacttaattagtcatgcaagaagccacactgatgaaaaaacattttcatgttcagtttgtggtaaaacatttacacacaagggaacatttaaaatgcacacaagaacccacacaggtgaaaaaccatttgtgtgctcagtttgcggtaaagcctttccCCTAAAGCACaacttagaagaccacacaagaacccacactggcgaaaaaacattttcctgctcagtttgtggtcaaaaattcacacggaagggaaacttaattaatcatgcaagaacacacgggtga